The Streptococcaceae bacterium ESL0729 genome has a segment encoding these proteins:
- a CDS encoding phosphocarrier protein HPr produces the protein MASKEFHIVAETGIHARPATLLVQAASKFASDINLDYKGKAVNLKSIMGVMSLGVGQGADVTITAEGADADDAIAAIAETMEKEGLAE, from the coding sequence ATGGCATCAAAAGAATTTCACATTGTAGCAGAAACTGGAATCCATGCACGTCCTGCAACTTTACTAGTTCAAGCTGCTAGCAAATTTGCAAGCGATATTAACCTTGACTACAAAGGTAAAGCAGTAAACTTAAAATCAATCATGGGTGTAATGAGCCTGGGTGTTGGTCAAGGTGCTGATGTTACTATCACTGCTGAAGGTGCTGATGCTGACGACGCAATCGCAGCAATCGCTGAAACAATGGAGAAAGAAGGTCTTGCTGAATAA
- the ptsP gene encoding phosphoenolpyruvate--protein phosphotransferase, translating into MSKMLKGIAASDGVAVAKAYLLIQPDLSFEAVTVENTDNEEARLDAALAASQSELQAIRDKAVSSLGEEAASVFDAHLMVLSDPEMIGQIKETIRAKKTNAEGALKEVTDMFVTLFENMDDNPYMQERAADIRDVAKRVLANLLGVKLPSPAMINEEVVVIAHDLTPSDTAQLDRKFVKAFITNIGGRTSHSAIMARTLEIPAVLGTNNITELVKDGDMLAVNGITGEVIIDPSEAEQAEFKKAGQAYAELKATWEELKDAETVTADGKHFELAANIGTPKDVIGANDNGAEAIGLYRTEFLYMDSKDFPTEDEQYEAYKAVLVGMNGKPVVVRTMDIGGDKELPYFDLPHEMNPFLGYRALRISLSEGGDAMFRTQIRALLRASVHGTLRIMFPMVALVTEFRAAKKVFDEEKANLQAEGVEVADNIQVGIMIEIPAAAMLADQFAKEVDFFSIGTNDLIQYTMAADRMNEQVSYLYQPYNPSILRLINNVIKAAHAEGKWAGMCGEMAGDQLAVPLLVGMGLDEFSMSATSVLKTRSLMKKLDTAKMEELAQKALTETSTMEEVVALVNEYAPEA; encoded by the coding sequence ATGTCGAAAATGCTTAAAGGTATTGCTGCCAGTGATGGTGTAGCAGTAGCAAAGGCTTATCTACTTATTCAACCGGATTTGTCATTTGAGGCAGTTACTGTCGAAAATACTGACAACGAAGAAGCTCGCTTAGACGCAGCCCTTGCTGCAAGTCAAAGCGAGCTTCAAGCTATCCGCGATAAAGCAGTATCAAGCCTTGGTGAAGAAGCTGCATCAGTATTTGATGCCCACTTAATGGTTCTTTCAGACCCTGAGATGATTGGTCAAATCAAGGAAACAATTCGTGCTAAGAAGACCAATGCCGAAGGTGCTCTTAAAGAAGTTACTGATATGTTTGTAACTCTTTTTGAAAATATGGATGATAATCCATACATGCAAGAAAGAGCTGCTGACATTCGTGACGTTGCAAAACGTGTTCTTGCGAATCTTTTAGGAGTTAAACTTCCAAGTCCTGCTATGATCAATGAAGAGGTTGTTGTAATTGCCCACGACCTTACACCATCTGACACAGCTCAACTTGACCGTAAATTTGTTAAAGCCTTTATTACAAATATTGGTGGACGTACAAGTCACTCAGCTATCATGGCTAGAACCCTTGAAATCCCAGCTGTTCTTGGTACCAACAACATTACTGAGCTTGTAAAAGACGGTGACATGCTTGCAGTTAACGGAATCACTGGTGAAGTTATTATTGATCCAAGTGAAGCTGAGCAAGCTGAATTCAAAAAAGCAGGTCAGGCTTATGCTGAGCTTAAGGCTACTTGGGAAGAATTAAAAGATGCTGAAACTGTTACTGCAGATGGTAAACATTTTGAATTAGCAGCAAACATCGGTACTCCTAAGGACGTTATCGGAGCAAATGATAACGGAGCTGAAGCTATCGGACTTTACCGTACTGAATTCTTATACATGGATTCAAAAGACTTCCCAACAGAAGATGAACAGTACGAAGCTTACAAGGCTGTGCTTGTTGGTATGAACGGAAAACCTGTTGTCGTTCGTACAATGGATATTGGTGGAGACAAGGAACTTCCTTACTTTGACCTTCCACACGAAATGAATCCATTCCTTGGATACCGTGCCCTACGTATCTCTTTATCTGAAGGTGGAGATGCTATGTTCCGTACACAAATCCGTGCTCTACTTCGTGCCTCAGTTCATGGTACCCTTCGTATCATGTTCCCAATGGTTGCACTTGTTACTGAATTCCGTGCAGCTAAGAAGGTATTTGACGAAGAAAAAGCAAATCTTCAAGCTGAAGGCGTTGAAGTTGCTGACAACATCCAAGTTGGTATCATGATTGAAATCCCAGCGGCTGCTATGCTTGCTGACCAATTTGCTAAAGAAGTTGACTTCTTCTCAATTGGTACAAACGATCTTATCCAATACACAATGGCTGCTGACCGTATGAATGAGCAAGTTTCATACCTTTATCAACCATACAACCCATCAATCCTACGCTTGATCAACAATGTTATCAAGGCAGCTCACGCTGAAGGCAAATGGGCTGGAATGTGTGGTGAGATGGCAGGAGATCAACTAGCAGTACCACTTTTAGTTGGTATGGGTCTTGATGAGTTCTCAATGAGTGCTACTTCAGTTCTTAAAACTCGTAGCCTAATGAAGAAACTTGACACTGCGAAAATGGAAGAGCTTGCTCAAAAGGCTCTTACTGAAACTTCAACCATGGAAGAAGTTGTCGCACTTGTTAATGAATATGCTCCAGAAGCATAA
- a CDS encoding CYTH domain-containing protein, which produces MTTNLEIEYKSLLSMDEYDRLKKYFSHVTPIRQVNHYLDSTDFIMRENRLALRIRTFDDSAEMTLKVPQNVGNMEHNARLSLKEAQEMLDNKKINEELPQLADILQILRDKKIDLNKITVLGKLMTIRQEMPTEIGLMALDKNTYADNCDYELELEVTDARKGKKDFYNFLAEKNIEFRYAKSKVVRFLKTLDNKKS; this is translated from the coding sequence ATGACCACAAATTTAGAAATCGAATATAAAAGCCTCCTTAGTATGGATGAGTACGACCGCTTAAAAAAGTACTTCAGCCATGTCACCCCCATCAGGCAGGTCAACCATTACCTGGATAGCACTGACTTTATCATGCGTGAAAATCGCCTGGCTCTTAGGATTAGAACCTTTGATGACTCAGCTGAGATGACCCTTAAGGTTCCGCAAAATGTTGGAAATATGGAGCATAATGCAAGGCTTAGCCTAAAAGAGGCCCAAGAGATGCTTGATAATAAAAAAATCAATGAAGAGCTGCCCCAACTAGCTGATATTTTACAAATCTTAAGGGACAAGAAGATTGATTTAAATAAAATCACAGTCCTCGGTAAGCTTATGACAATCAGACAAGAAATGCCTACTGAAATTGGGCTCATGGCCCTTGATAAAAATACCTACGCTGACAACTGTGACTATGAACTTGAGCTTGAGGTTACTGACGCCCGCAAAGGAAAGAAAGATTTTTATAATTTTTTGGCTGAAAAAAATATTGAATTTCGCTATGCCAAAAGTAAGGTTGTCCGTTTTCTTAAAACTTTAGATAATAAAAAAAGTTGA
- a CDS encoding GTP pyrophosphokinase family protein yields the protein MSDMNWEEFLDPYVQTVGELKIKLRGMRKQFQKKNMHSPIEFVTGRVKPVESIIKKAKLRGVKRENLDHEMQDIAGIRIMVQFVEDVEEVLELLRKRKDFNIIQERDYIKNQKASGYRSYHVVIEYPAETINGHKVILAEIQIRTLAMNFWATIEHSLNYKYQGEFPKELKERIAKTAKIAYDLDQEMSEIREEIQEAQLLFNPPASKLNDGVGNSDDNDEYYRW from the coding sequence ATGAGCGATATGAATTGGGAAGAATTTTTGGATCCTTATGTCCAGACTGTTGGCGAACTTAAGATAAAACTTCGGGGGATGAGAAAGCAGTTTCAAAAGAAAAACATGCACTCTCCGATTGAATTTGTGACAGGACGTGTTAAGCCAGTTGAAAGTATCATCAAGAAGGCCAAGCTAAGAGGAGTTAAGCGGGAAAATTTGGACCATGAAATGCAGGATATAGCTGGTATTCGGATTATGGTTCAATTTGTTGAAGACGTGGAAGAAGTCTTAGAACTTTTGAGGAAGCGAAAGGATTTTAATATTATTCAGGAGAGGGACTATATTAAAAATCAGAAGGCAAGTGGTTATAGGAGTTATCATGTGGTTATTGAGTATCCTGCTGAAACTATAAATGGCCACAAGGTCATTCTCGCTGAAATCCAGATTAGAACTCTTGCCATGAATTTTTGGGCGACCATTGAGCATTCACTTAACTACAAGTATCAGGGGGAGTTTCCAAAGGAACTTAAGGAAAGGATTGCCAAAACGGCTAAGATTGCCTATGACCTCGACCAGGAAATGAGCGAAATCAGGGAGGAAATCCAGGAGGCTCAGCTGCTTTTTAATCCCCCAGCAAGTAAATTAAATGACGGAGTAGGTAATAGTGATGACAATGATGAATATTACAGATGGTAA
- a CDS encoding NAD kinase translates to MNITDGKKVAIVSSGSKQSKDLEDDLAQKLKSRCIQIDAKRPDIVISIGGDGTFLQAIHQYERCLDRIRFVGVHTGHLGFYTDYLASELDELVEAVVYEQPEKAISYPLLKVKAVMADGQTFEKYALNESTIRRLSHTLVADVYLSDFLFERFRGDGLSVSTPTGSTAYNKSIGGAVIHPGLRVMQMAEIASLNNRVYRTLGAPIVVSDQENIVLNLDKALDYGLTVDQLEYKFTNLAGIEYRLDGKEVKFLGSRHNSFWKRVQESFIGDDID, encoded by the coding sequence ATGAATATTACAGATGGTAAGAAGGTAGCTATTGTCTCAAGTGGTTCCAAGCAATCAAAGGATTTAGAAGATGACTTGGCTCAAAAATTAAAATCCCGCTGTATTCAAATTGATGCCAAGCGTCCAGATATTGTTATTTCCATCGGTGGAGATGGTACCTTTTTACAGGCCATTCACCAGTATGAAAGGTGCTTGGATAGGATTAGGTTTGTTGGTGTTCATACAGGTCATTTGGGATTTTATACGGATTATTTAGCTAGTGAATTAGATGAGTTGGTTGAGGCTGTGGTTTATGAACAGCCTGAAAAAGCTATTTCCTACCCCCTTTTAAAGGTCAAGGCTGTCATGGCTGATGGCCAGACCTTTGAAAAATATGCCCTTAATGAATCAACTATTAGAAGGTTGAGTCATACCTTGGTTGCTGATGTTTATCTTTCAGATTTTCTTTTTGAACGCTTCAGGGGAGACGGTCTTTCTGTATCAACACCAACGGGTTCAACTGCCTACAATAAGTCAATTGGTGGTGCTGTCATTCATCCTGGACTTAGGGTCATGCAGATGGCTGAAATTGCATCTTTAAATAACCGGGTTTATAGGACTCTTGGAGCACCAATTGTGGTTAGTGACCAAGAAAATATTGTCTTAAATTTAGACAAGGCTCTTGATTACGGACTAACTGTTGATCAACTGGAGTATAAGTTTACCAATCTTGCTGGGATTGAATATCGACTGGATGGTAAGGAAGTTAAATTTTTAGGAAGCCGTCATAATTCTTTTTGGAAAAGGGTGCAGGAATCCTTCATCGGTGATGATATTGACTAA
- a CDS encoding RluA family pseudouridine synthase, which translates to MNFEYRVEDDRIKIKTVLAKQGISRRLLTKIKFRGGLILLNGQEEIVTKFASKGDVIEVYLPAEGVSDRLEPSYYPLDIVFEDDHFIVINKPAGYASVTSSVHPKHTISNFIQDYLIRQDYENKKVHLVTRLDRNTSGLMLFAKHGFAHALMDKMLQEKRIEKRYFALVEKSDELEAAGEIIAPIAREDGSIIKRCVAKGGKEAHTSYRLVKSADDISLLDIKLHTGRTHQIRVHFSHLKAPLLGDDLYGGSLARISRQALHCHKLEFIHPISQELITLNSDLPSDMRNLL; encoded by the coding sequence ATGAACTTTGAGTATAGGGTTGAAGATGACCGAATTAAAATTAAAACAGTCCTCGCCAAGCAGGGGATTTCAAGGAGGCTTCTGACCAAGATAAAATTTAGGGGAGGCTTGATTCTTTTAAATGGCCAAGAGGAAATTGTAACCAAGTTTGCCAGTAAGGGAGACGTGATTGAGGTTTATTTGCCAGCAGAAGGTGTATCTGATAGGCTTGAACCAAGTTACTATCCCCTTGACATTGTTTTTGAAGATGATCACTTTATTGTTATTAATAAGCCTGCAGGCTATGCTAGTGTAACAAGCTCAGTTCACCCCAAGCATACAATCTCAAATTTTATCCAAGATTATTTGATAAGGCAGGACTATGAAAACAAGAAGGTTCATCTGGTAACAAGACTTGATAGGAATACATCGGGCTTGATGCTTTTTGCCAAGCATGGTTTTGCCCATGCCCTCATGGACAAAATGCTCCAGGAAAAAAGGATTGAAAAAAGATATTTTGCCCTAGTTGAAAAATCTGATGAACTTGAAGCAGCAGGCGAAATTATAGCCCCAATTGCTAGAGAAGATGGCAGTATCATTAAAAGATGTGTGGCCAAGGGGGGCAAGGAGGCTCATACCTCCTACAGGCTTGTTAAGTCAGCAGATGATATCTCTCTTTTAGATATCAAGCTTCATACGGGAAGGACCCATCAAATTAGGGTTCATTTTTCCCATCTTAAGGCTCCTCTTTTGGGGGATGACTTATATGGCGGGTCTTTAGCTAGAATAAGCAGGCAGGCCCTTCACTGCCACAAGCTTGAGTTTATTCATCCGATTAGCCAGGAGCTAATTACCTTAAATAGTGACCTTCCTTCAGACATGAGGAATTTGCTATAA
- a CDS encoding peptidylprolyl isomerase, whose protein sequence is MKKNDKNKNIGLIAGGLILIFLVAVLVFFANKDNSKSSAAKNESLNELNLPQLSTAVADDEAEVKMVTEAGDITIKLFPKYAPLASQNFLTHAKDGYYNNLEFFRVVKDFMIQSGDPENSGRGGQSIWKDKDKNIDSGQGFKNEISQNLYHIRGALSMANAGANTNGSQFFIVQNPVDSSAGLNTGKYPSKIIDSYKTGGVPSLDGNYTVFGQVISGMDVVDKIASGEVATNDSGEKSKPLNPVKIKSIEIIKDYDFSK, encoded by the coding sequence ATGAAAAAAAATGATAAAAATAAAAATATAGGTCTAATTGCTGGTGGGCTTATTCTCATCTTCCTTGTAGCCGTTCTTGTTTTCTTTGCCAATAAAGATAATAGTAAGTCAAGTGCAGCTAAAAATGAAAGTCTAAATGAGTTAAACCTGCCCCAATTATCGACTGCAGTCGCTGATGATGAAGCTGAAGTTAAAATGGTCACTGAAGCTGGTGATATTACCATCAAGCTTTTTCCCAAATATGCTCCCCTAGCTTCACAAAATTTCCTTACCCATGCCAAAGATGGATATTATAATAACCTAGAATTCTTTAGGGTGGTTAAAGATTTCATGATTCAAAGTGGAGATCCAGAAAATTCAGGACGTGGAGGCCAATCTATCTGGAAGGACAAGGATAAAAATATTGATTCTGGCCAAGGTTTTAAAAATGAAATTTCACAAAATCTCTACCACATAAGAGGGGCTCTTTCAATGGCAAATGCTGGTGCTAATACCAATGGAAGTCAGTTCTTCATCGTCCAAAATCCTGTTGATAGTAGTGCTGGTTTAAATACAGGGAAGTATCCAAGTAAGATAATCGACTCTTATAAGACTGGTGGAGTTCCAAGCCTTGATGGTAATTATACAGTCTTTGGTCAAGTTATTTCTGGCATGGATGTTGTTGACAAGATTGCCTCAGGTGAGGTAGCTACAAATGATTCTGGTGAGAAATCAAAACCTCTCAACCCAGTAAAAATCAAAAGTATCGAAATCATTAAAGATTATGATTTTAGCAAGTAA
- a CDS encoding amino acid ABC transporter permease: protein MEYILEILPQLLSGLKITLEVFAITLALSIPLGMVVAFLLRVKFFPVRLLVNLYVWLMRGTPLLVQLIIIFYALPMVGITLDRMPAALLAFVLNYTAYFAEIFRGGLQSIPKGQIEASKVLQLSKWQTARFVVIPQVVRVVLPSVFNEVINLVKDSSLVYVVGLGDLLRAGRIAMSRDVSLVPMMTVSLIYLLIIGLLTLLANKIEKDINRHG, encoded by the coding sequence ATGGAGTATATATTAGAAATACTGCCACAATTATTATCAGGTTTAAAGATAACATTAGAAGTCTTTGCCATTACTTTAGCCCTATCAATACCGCTTGGTATGGTAGTCGCTTTTTTATTAAGGGTTAAATTTTTCCCAGTTCGCTTGCTGGTTAATCTCTATGTTTGGTTGATGAGGGGGACACCTTTACTTGTTCAATTAATCATCATCTTTTATGCCCTACCCATGGTTGGGATAACTCTTGACCGGATGCCAGCGGCACTTTTGGCCTTTGTTCTTAACTATACAGCCTATTTTGCGGAAATCTTTAGGGGAGGCTTGCAGTCTATACCCAAGGGCCAAATCGAGGCCTCTAAGGTGCTTCAATTGTCTAAATGGCAGACAGCCCGCTTTGTTGTAATTCCACAAGTTGTGCGAGTTGTTTTACCCAGTGTCTTTAATGAGGTAATCAATCTGGTCAAGGATTCATCTTTGGTCTATGTAGTAGGTCTGGGTGATCTTTTAAGGGCTGGAAGAATTGCTATGAGCCGGGATGTATCCCTTGTTCCTATGATGACTGTCTCTTTGATTTATTTACTAATAATTGGTCTTTTGACCCTGTTAGCTAATAAGATTGAAAAAGATATTAATCGTCATGGTTGA
- a CDS encoding amino acid ABC transporter ATP-binding protein, whose protein sequence is MLELKNICKKFGDKVIFDNFNLVVADKELLTIVGPSGGGKTTLLRMLAGLESIDSGEIIYNGQVISHEDGYVRGNILGFVFQDFQLFPNMTVLDNLILSPTQTMGMSKEDAIHKAQGFLNNLGIGEQENSYPSQLSGGQKQRVALARAMMIDPKIIGYDEPTSALDPGLRDQVADLILENKRAGITQIVVTHDMKFAETIADTILAVNSKED, encoded by the coding sequence ATGCTAGAGTTAAAGAATATATGTAAAAAATTTGGTGATAAAGTTATCTTTGATAATTTTAACCTTGTGGTGGCTGATAAGGAGCTTTTAACAATTGTAGGTCCAAGTGGAGGTGGAAAAACAACCCTTCTTAGGATGCTTGCAGGTCTTGAAAGTATTGATAGTGGAGAAATTATCTATAATGGTCAGGTTATTTCCCATGAAGATGGCTATGTTAGGGGAAATATTTTAGGTTTTGTCTTTCAAGATTTTCAACTCTTTCCTAATATGACGGTTTTAGATAACCTAATCTTAAGTCCAACCCAGACCATGGGGATGAGTAAGGAGGATGCTATCCATAAGGCTCAAGGATTTTTAAATAATTTAGGAATAGGGGAGCAAGAAAATTCTTATCCCTCACAATTATCAGGAGGGCAAAAGCAGAGGGTGGCCTTGGCTCGAGCTATGATGATTGATCCTAAAATTATTGGCTATGATGAGCCAACTAGTGCCCTAGATCCAGGCCTAAGGGATCAGGTCGCTGATTTAATTCTTGAAAATAAGAGGGCTGGGATAACACAAATCGTTGTGACCCATGATATGAAGTTTGCAGAAACAATCGCTGATACAATTTTAGCTGTTAATTCAAAGGAGGATTAA
- a CDS encoding amino acid ABC transporter substrate-binding protein — protein MKKVLGVLSVLLVFLTLGACGKKESSNDDWKKIEDKKEVVIGFDNTFVPMGFKDESGNNVGFDIDLASAVFEKYGIKVKMQPIEWSMKETELNNGNIDLIWNGYSVTPQREKQVLFTKPYMENDQVLVTKKSSNISKVSQMEGKILGAQEGSSGYDAFTNNPEVLKDLVKDNDATLYEGFNEALLDLKSGRIDGLLIDDVYAEYYLNKNNEIADYNIIKTDYSSENFAVGARKADKTLVEKINTAIKELHESGDFQKISDKWFGKDVYPK, from the coding sequence ATGAAAAAAGTTTTAGGTGTACTATCTGTTTTACTAGTGTTTTTAACCCTTGGTGCTTGTGGTAAGAAGGAATCTTCAAATGATGACTGGAAGAAAATTGAAGATAAAAAGGAAGTAGTTATAGGTTTTGATAATACCTTTGTTCCTATGGGCTTCAAGGATGAGTCAGGTAACAATGTTGGTTTTGATATTGACCTTGCCAGTGCTGTCTTTGAAAAATACGGGATTAAGGTAAAGATGCAACCCATTGAATGGTCAATGAAGGAAACTGAGCTTAACAATGGAAATATTGATTTGATTTGGAATGGTTACTCAGTGACCCCACAAAGGGAAAAGCAGGTTCTTTTTACTAAGCCTTACATGGAAAATGATCAGGTTCTTGTAACTAAAAAATCATCAAATATTAGTAAGGTTAGCCAAATGGAAGGTAAAATCCTTGGTGCCCAAGAAGGCTCAAGTGGTTATGATGCCTTTACCAACAATCCAGAGGTTTTAAAAGACCTGGTTAAAGATAATGATGCAACCCTTTATGAAGGCTTTAATGAGGCCCTTCTTGACCTTAAGAGTGGTCGAATTGATGGTCTGTTAATTGACGACGTTTATGCAGAATACTATCTCAATAAGAACAATGAAATTGCTGACTACAACATTATTAAAACTGACTATAGCTCAGAAAACTTTGCTGTAGGTGCCCGCAAAGCAGATAAAACCTTGGTTGAAAAGATTAATACTGCCATCAAGGAACTTCACGAGTCAGGGGACTTCCAAAAAATCTCTGACAAGTGGTTTGGTAAGGATGTTTACCCTAAATAA
- a CDS encoding peroxiredoxin, with translation MMKIITRHGEEAARINPITEGKAPDFTLPDQKGQEVSLSDFDKPVVLSIFPNINTRVCAFQTRHFNQEAAQNDRIEFLSISNNTREEQKNWCAAEGIDMEVLSDEKGDFGRAYGLLMEENGLLARSVYLVDKGQIVYNEILSEMTDEPSYDKLTEAIEKLS, from the coding sequence ATAATGAAAATAATTACACGCCACGGTGAAGAAGCAGCAAGAATCAATCCAATTACAGAAGGTAAGGCTCCTGATTTTACTTTACCTGATCAAAAGGGCCAAGAAGTTAGTCTGTCAGATTTTGATAAGCCTGTTGTCTTAAGCATTTTTCCAAATATTAACACCCGTGTCTGTGCCTTCCAGACCAGACACTTCAATCAAGAGGCTGCTCAAAATGATAGGATAGAATTTTTATCTATTTCAAACAATACTCGTGAAGAGCAAAAAAATTGGTGTGCAGCTGAAGGAATTGACATGGAAGTCTTGTCTGATGAAAAGGGTGACTTTGGAAGAGCTTACGGGCTTTTGATGGAAGAAAATGGTCTTCTAGCACGTAGTGTCTACTTAGTTGATAAAGGTCAGATTGTCTACAATGAGATTCTTTCAGAAATGACTGATGAACCAAGCTATGACAAATTAACTGAGGCCATTGAAAAATTATCGTAG
- a CDS encoding DUF1827 family protein, translating to MKIINVTNNHRGLVREQLRNTDAELVEVYSAGNTDVVYTQAPSHYEIIVSNKYRAIRQDEKKQIKEFFIKKRINRDIIDKENIVTIREPNLIEISIPIIKKDS from the coding sequence ATGAAGATAATTAATGTAACTAATAATCATCGTGGTTTGGTCAGAGAGCAGTTGCGAAATACTGATGCCGAACTTGTAGAAGTTTATTCTGCAGGGAATACAGATGTTGTTTATACACAAGCTCCAAGCCACTATGAAATTATTGTTTCCAATAAGTATCGAGCTATCCGTCAGGACGAGAAGAAGCAGATTAAGGAATTTTTTATTAAAAAAAGAATTAATCGAGATATAATTGACAAGGAAAATATTGTTACAATTAGAGAACCTAACCTAATTGAGATATCAATACCCATCATCAAGAAGGATAGCTGA
- a CDS encoding YigZ family protein yields the protein MTITIKDDYVIFEEEIKKSRFICQLKRVYTEDEAREFIQSVKKEHYKATHNVSAFTLGDKQEIQRSSDDGEPTGTAGIPMLEILKKRGIVNVVAVVTRYFGGTKLGAGGLIRAYGGAVAHALDGVDLVKKIEQQEVAIVLDYALYDSFNRFLGERGLEFASPEFTTEVKGSIFVDLDAVDQELLEIENAFSGRVNTQKLDKRFVEVTL from the coding sequence ATGACTATAACGATTAAAGATGATTATGTAATTTTTGAGGAAGAGATAAAGAAATCTCGTTTTATTTGCCAACTAAAGAGAGTTTACACCGAAGATGAGGCAAGAGAATTTATTCAAAGTGTAAAAAAGGAACACTACAAGGCCACACACAATGTGTCAGCCTTTACCCTGGGCGACAAGCAGGAGATTCAAAGGTCAAGCGATGACGGGGAGCCGACTGGTACAGCAGGAATTCCCATGCTTGAAATTTTAAAGAAGCGTGGAATAGTAAATGTTGTAGCTGTTGTAACCAGATATTTTGGAGGTACAAAACTTGGTGCAGGTGGACTGATTAGGGCTTACGGGGGTGCTGTGGCTCATGCTTTAGACGGTGTTGATTTGGTTAAAAAAATTGAGCAGCAGGAAGTTGCTATTGTCCTTGACTATGCCCTATATGATAGCTTCAATCGTTTTTTGGGCGAAAGAGGCCTTGAATTTGCTAGTCCCGAGTTTACAACAGAGGTCAAGGGTTCAATTTTTGTTGATTTGGACGCAGTTGATCAGGAGCTTTTAGAAATTGAGAATGCCTTTAGTGGGCGGGTAAATACACAAAAGCTTGATAAAAGATTTGTGGAAGTTACGCTTTGA